A region from the Salvia splendens isolate huo1 chromosome 15, SspV2, whole genome shotgun sequence genome encodes:
- the LOC121768005 gene encoding pyruvate dehydrogenase E1 component subunit beta-like has product MAASFGVSSAAAANAVKSPALSPPSLPVIRSEARPISCRVNKSRKAGKITTKAVAAQAENPASAASKPGHEVLLFEALREGLEEEMERDPRVCIFGEDVGHYGGSYKVSKGLADKYGDLRVLDTPIAENSFTGMAVGAAMTGLRPVVEGMNMGFLLLAFNQISDNCGMLHYTSGGQFTIPTVIRGPGGVGRQLGAEHSQRLESYFQSIPGIQMVACSTPYNAKGLMKAAIRSENPVVLFEHVLLYNLKERIPDEEYVVSLEEAEMVRPGEHVTILTYSRMRYHVMQAAKTLVNKGYDPEVIDIRSLKPFDLYTIGNSIKKTHKVLIVEECMRTGGIGASLTAAINENFNDYLDAPIVCLSSQDVPTPYAGTLEEWTVVQPGQIVTAVEQLCR; this is encoded by the exons ATGGCAGCTTCATTTGGAGTTTCATCGGCCGCAGCTGCCAACGCCGTCAAATCGCCTGCGCTCTCTCCTCCTTCTCTTCCAG TCATCAGATCTGAGGCGAGGCCGATCTCCTGTCGAGTTAATAAATCCCGCAAGGCTGGGAAAATCACTACCAAGGCAGTTGCG GCACAGGCTGAAAATCCTGCATCAGCGGCTTCCAAACCAGG GCATGAAGTGCTGTTGTTTGAAGCCCTTAGAGAAGGACTGGAGGAAGAAATGGAGAGGGATCCTCGAGTTTGTATATTTGGTGAAGATGTGGGACATTATGGTGGTTCGTACAAGGTCAGCAAGGGTCTTGCTGACAAGTATGGAGATCTGAGGGTGCTAGATACACCCATTGCTGAAAACTCTTTCACTGGCATGGCCGTTGGGGCAGCTATGACAGGTCTAAGGCCAGTCGTTGAGGGCATGAACATGGGATTTCTTCTCTTGGCATTCAACCAAATATCTGACAACTGTGGCATGTTGCACTACACCTCAGGGGGGCAATTCACGATTCCAACTGTGATCCGAGGGCCCGGAGGAGTTGGACGTCAACTTGGGGCCGAGCATTCACAGAGGCTTGAGTCCTACTTCCAGTCAATTCCTGGAATACAGATGGTTGCCTGTTCGACCCCATACAATGCCAAGGGTCTGATGAAGGCTGCCATCCGCAGTGAGAACCCCGTGGTTCTGTTCGAGCATGTGCTCCTATACAACTTAAAGGAAAGAATTCCAGATGAAGAGTATGTAGTGTCACTAGAAGAAGCAGAGATGGTGAGGCCCGGTGAGCATGTTACGATCTTAACATACTCTAGGATGCGATACCATGTCATGCAAGCTGCCAAGACTCTGGTTAACAAAGGCTATGACCCAGAAGTGATCGACATTAGATCCTTGAAGCCCTTTGATCTCTACACAATTGGAAACTCCATTAAGAAAACGCACAAGGTATTGATCGTTGAGGAGTGCATGAGAACAGGTGGTATTGGGGCCAGCCTTACCGCTGCAATAAATGAGAATTTCAACGACTATTTGGACGCACCAATTGTTTGCCTCTCGTCGCAGGATGTCCCTACTCCTTATGCTGGGACGTTGGAGGAGTGGACTGTTGTCCAACCTGGACAGATTGTAACGGCTGTTGAGCAGCTCTGCCGGTAG